AGTTGAATTCCTGGCTGGAGATTACGATCCGCGAAGGGCGCCAACATCAAGTGAAACGGATGATGGAGGCAGTCGGTCATCCGGTCTTGAAGCTCACGAGAATTAAGATGGGGCCGTTGTCGTTGGGCGATTTGGGGGCCGGAGAGTTTCGGTACCTGACCGACCGTGAAGCGAACGCCCTGCGCGAGCTCGCCGAGCATAAGCTCGCCACGGAAGAGGCTGCAGAAAAACAGGTTCCCAGACCGAAGAAGCGGATCAGTCGGGTTGGGTGGGCTCGTTCGAAGAAAGCGAAGGTCGTATGAAGGTCAGAACTCATCGGTGCGGCGAACTTACCAAAGCCGCAGTCGGGCAAACCGTCGTCTTAAACGGGTGGGTGCAGCGGCGGCGCGACCATGGCGTCGTGCTGTTCATCGACTTGCGCGATCGAACCGGGTTGACGCAGGTGGTGTTCAACGCCGAGCGAAATGCCGCTATGCACCAAGCGTCCCATGCGTTACGGAGCGAATGCGTCGTGTCGGTGACCGGTCAAGTGATGGCCCGTCCCGACGAGTCGAAGAATCCCAACCTGCCGACGGGCGAGATCGAAGTCTTCGTGGATGCCATTGAGATTCTGAACGAGTCGAAGACGCCGCCGTTCATGATCGAAGACGAGGCCGAAGTGACCGAGTCGATCCGGCTGAAGTACCGCTACCTGGATCTCCGTCGTCCGAAGATGCAGAAACTCTTAACCATCCGGCACAACATCATGCAGGCCGTCCGCGGCTTCCTGAACGCAGAAGGCTTCCTTGAGGTCGAAACGCCGATTTTGACCAAGAGTACGCCGGAAGGCGCGCGGGACTATCTAGTGCCAAGCCGGGTGAATCCCGGTCAGTTCTATGCGCTGCCTCAATCGCCGCAGCTCTTCAAGCAAGTGCTCATGGTCAGTGGCGTCGATCGCTATTATCAGATCGCGCGCTGCTTCCGCGACGAGGATTTACGCAACGACCGGCAGCCGGAGTTTACCCAGATCGACCTCGAGATGTCGTTCGTCGATCGGCTGGATGTCATGAGCTTGATGGAGCAGATGATCGTCACCGTGTTTCGTGACGCGGGCGGCGTGCAGTTGCCGACTCCATTTCCGCGCATGACCTATGCCGAGGCGATGGGACGTTATGGCTCGGACAAACCGGATTTGCGTTTCGACATGCCGCTGCATGATGTGACGGCTTTTGCGGCCTCCAGCGATTTCAAAGTGTTCAAGGAGGCGGCGACCAAGGGCGGGATCGTGAAGGCCTTGATCGTCAAAGGCGGCGCAGCCACTCCTCGGAGCAGGATCGATGCGCTCGGTGAGATGGCCAAGACGTTCGGCGCCAAGGGGCTGGCCTGGTTGAAGATCACCCCCGAAGGGCAGCTGGAGTCTGTCATCGCCAAGTTTTTGGATGCCAAGGCCTTCGCAGCGGCCCTTCCTGAGGCCAAGCCTGGTGATTTAGTTCTCTTCGGTGCCGACAAGGCAGCCATTGTCCATGACGTGTTAGGTCGCATCAGGCTTTCGCTCGGTGAAGAGTTGAAGCTGATCGATACCACAGCCTGGAAGCCTGTCTGGGTGACCGAGTTCCCCTTGCTGGACTATTCACCGGAAGAGAAGCGGTATATTTTCATGCATAACCCGTTCGCCGCACCGATGGACGAGGATCTGGCTTTCCTGGATTCAGAGCCGCTCAAAGTACGGGCGAAGGCGTACGACATGGTGCTTAACGGCAGCGAAATCGGTGGCGGGAGTATCCGGAACCATCGGAGCGATATCCAGCTGCGCATTCTCGATCTGCTCGGCATCAACAAGGAGCAGTCGCAGGCGAAGTTCGGGTTCTTGCTCGATGCGCTCGAATTTGGCGCGCCTCCGCACGGCGGGATTGCCTTCGGGCTCGATCGGCTGATCATGTTGTTGGGACATGCCGACTCGATCCGCGACGTGATCGCATTTCCAAAAACGCAACGGGCCCAATGTCCGCTGACCGATGCCCCCTCAGCCGTCGGCACCGATCAACTAAAGGAATTGCGCATCAAGCTCGACCTCGTCGATTAGGGAGGAGTCATCCGTCCCATGGCAGGCAATTCGTTCGGTCACATCTTCACCGTCACGTCATTCGGCGAGAGCCATGGTCCCGCGATCGGCTGTGTCGTGGATGGCTGCCCGCCTGGCATGGCTCTTTCGGTCGATGACATTCAACTAGATCTCGACCGGCGCAAGCCCGGCACCTCACGCCATGTCACGCAACGGCAGGAATCCGACCGCGTTGAAATCCTCTCCGGCGTCTTTGAAGGCAAGACCACCGGCACTCCGATCGCGCTGCTGATTCGAAACGAAGATGCCCGCAGCAAGGACTACGGCAATCTGATCGATACCTTTCGCCCCGGTCACGCAGACTACACCTATTGGCAGAAGTACGGGATTCGCGATCATCGTGGCGGGGGGAGATCCTCTGCTCGTGAAACGGCTGTGCGAGTGGCGGCAGCGGCGATTGCGAAGAAATGGCTCAACGAAACGTATGGCGTCGTGGTCCGCGGCTACCTCAGCCAACTTGGACCGCATGAAGTGCCGTTCAAGAGCTGGGATGCGGTGGGTGACAATCCGTTTTTTGTGGCTGACCTTGCCGCAGTGGCGAAGCTTGAGTCCTTCATGGACGAGCTGCGCAAGGCCGGAGACTCCATCGGCGCGAGAATTACGACAGTCGCCGAGCATGTACCCGTCGGCTGGGGCGCACCGGTCTATGCCAAGCTGGATTCAGATTTGGCCGCGGCCATGATGACCATCAATGCCGTGAAGGCCGTGGAAATTGGCGCGGGGTTTGGCTCAGTCACGCAGCGGGGCTCGGAGCATGGCGACGAACTGACCCCGGAAGGGTTTGTGACGAATCATGCCGGCGGTATCCTCGGCGGTATTTCCACGGGGCAGGATGTGGTGGTGACGATCGGGATCAAGCCGACGTCGAGTATTCGTGTGCCCCGCCGCTCTATCGACAAGCAGGGGAATGCCGTGACGGTCCAGACCAATGGCCGCCATGATCCCTGTGTCGGCATCAGAGCCACACCGATTGCCGAAGCCATGGTGGCGCTGGTGCTCATGGATCATGCCCTCCTGCATCGCGCGCAGAACGCCGATGTGAAGACGGCGACGCCAAAGATTTCCGGTTCTTCGAAGTAGAGCGTTTCTTCCACGAATAAGACATCCACTGCGAAGATCAATCCGGACCCTGCCGAAGCGTAATCTTGGTATGCATACATATTCCCTGTCTCCAGCAGGATGCTGAAAAAGTCCACCAGCGGCGTTCTCGCTTCACGAAGAGGCTCAACGTACCAACCAGTACGCCTCGCCTCTTCGCTCGCTGCGGCCTTGCTGGACGGCCTTTTTGAGCATCCTGTGGTTGTTCTGGTCGCGGTGCCACTCCGAGTATCTTGGCCATTCTTTCGCGTGCACCGAGCTTTTCCGCAGCCTGCTAGGGTAACATGACCGACATCCAAGGTATTGTTACGCCTCACGAGGAGAGTAGACGATGATGGAAATCTATACGGATGGCGCCTGTAGCGGGAATCCAGGGCCTGGAGGCTGGGGCGCGTTGATCCGTATCGGCGATGCTGAAACGGAGCTCTGCGGCGGGGAGCCGGCGACGACGAACAACCGCATGGAGCTGCTTGCGGTAATCGAGGCCTTGCAGTCGCTCACTGAGCCGGTGGAAGCGCAGGTCTACACCGATTCGCAGTATGTGCAAAAGGGCATCAGCGAATGGATCCACAACTGGAAGCGACGGGGCTGGAAAACGGCGAGCAAAGAGCCGGTCAAGAATGAAGATTTGTGGCGCCGTCTGGATCTATTGTCGTCCGGCCACACGATTGAATGGCGCT
This window of the Nitrospirota bacterium genome carries:
- the aspS gene encoding aspartate--tRNA ligase codes for the protein MKVRTHRCGELTKAAVGQTVVLNGWVQRRRDHGVVLFIDLRDRTGLTQVVFNAERNAAMHQASHALRSECVVSVTGQVMARPDESKNPNLPTGEIEVFVDAIEILNESKTPPFMIEDEAEVTESIRLKYRYLDLRRPKMQKLLTIRHNIMQAVRGFLNAEGFLEVETPILTKSTPEGARDYLVPSRVNPGQFYALPQSPQLFKQVLMVSGVDRYYQIARCFRDEDLRNDRQPEFTQIDLEMSFVDRLDVMSLMEQMIVTVFRDAGGVQLPTPFPRMTYAEAMGRYGSDKPDLRFDMPLHDVTAFAASSDFKVFKEAATKGGIVKALIVKGGAATPRSRIDALGEMAKTFGAKGLAWLKITPEGQLESVIAKFLDAKAFAAALPEAKPGDLVLFGADKAAIVHDVLGRIRLSLGEELKLIDTTAWKPVWVTEFPLLDYSPEEKRYIFMHNPFAAPMDEDLAFLDSEPLKVRAKAYDMVLNGSEIGGGSIRNHRSDIQLRILDLLGINKEQSQAKFGFLLDALEFGAPPHGGIAFGLDRLIMLLGHADSIRDVIAFPKTQRAQCPLTDAPSAVGTDQLKELRIKLDLVD
- the rnhA gene encoding ribonuclease HI, producing MEIYTDGACSGNPGPGGWGALIRIGDAETELCGGEPATTNNRMELLAVIEALQSLTEPVEAQVYTDSQYVQKGISEWIHNWKRRGWKTASKEPVKNEDLWRRLDLLSSGHTIEWRWVRGHNGHPDNERVDALARAGLEKSRRAGKAVGGPVER
- the aroC gene encoding chorismate synthase translates to MAGNSFGHIFTVTSFGESHGPAIGCVVDGCPPGMALSVDDIQLDLDRRKPGTSRHVTQRQESDRVEILSGVFEGKTTGTPIALLIRNEDARSKDYGNLIDTFRPGHADYTYWQKYGIRDHRGGGRSSARETAVRVAAAAIAKKWLNETYGVVVRGYLSQLGPHEVPFKSWDAVGDNPFFVADLAAVAKLESFMDELRKAGDSIGARITTVAEHVPVGWGAPVYAKLDSDLAAAMMTINAVKAVEIGAGFGSVTQRGSEHGDELTPEGFVTNHAGGILGGISTGQDVVVTIGIKPTSSIRVPRRSIDKQGNAVTVQTNGRHDPCVGIRATPIAEAMVALVLMDHALLHRAQNADVKTATPKISGSSK